The genome window ACTTCTATGCATTTTAATTCCATATTGTTCAATAATTTCAAAGCCAACTTCATCTGCAATCGGTTTTAAATCTACATAATGAGGACTGGCCATGCACAGGTATGCATCATCTTTCATATTATCATAAATAGATTTGAAGAATTCTTTGAAAATATCGTTTCCTTCAATGTCTCCGGTGGATGTTGAAATTCCATAAGGAGGATCAGTAACAACAGCCGCTACCTTTTCATACATCTTAAGTTCACGAACATCAAGATTGAATGTTCTGTAATCAGTAATGCCATAATAATCCAAATTAATAGCAGTTCCGTTTTTCATTTTCCAATAGATATCTGAACCGACTACCTTACATCCTATAAGACCTGCTTCAATAAGAATCCCACCGGTTCCGCAAAACGGATCAAGCAATAATTGCCCCTCCTTGACTCTTGAGAGATTAACCATACATCTTGCAAGTTTCGGACTCATTGATCCTGGATAAAAAAATGGTCTTTTATGGGGTTTGCTTTCCTGAAAATGTTTTTTATTCAATTTGATTTTTTCAATTGCCACATACACATCATTTTCAAAAGCGACTATACGGACCAATGAATGAGGATCTCTTAACTTGACTTTTATATCGTCATGATTTTCCAAAATTAATGAACCGATTTTTCTTTCGGTTGCAACAGTGTCAATTTCTGAGTGAAATCTTTTAACACGAACGGCAAAAGTTTCACTAATATAAAACGGCCAGTCAATAGCTGAAATATCTTCATCCAATGTATCTGCAGATGATTTTGTAATTATTTCATGAACTTCATGAGTATATCCCAATCTTTTTGTTAGAATTGCATAGTATTCATTAATTTTATCAGAAGGAATATTTTTCAAAATTACTAATCCTTCACAGATGACATCCACATCAGCTTCTATATTTTCACATTCCATAACTGCCCTAAGTTCTGCCTGAGGCAACTGAGGATGTTCCTGAGATTGTATACACAATAATTCCATTATAATACCTCTGAATATAAAAAAAATTATTTTTTAAATTTATCAAAATGTCTTCTTATTACAGTTTCACTTGAATCATCGATTTGGTCCACTTGTTCAGGTTCATCTTGATAAGCTTTCTCTTCCTCTTGAGGAGGATAGATTTTAGGTTCATAATTCTGATAGTATTCATCATCACTTTGAGAATAATCGGCCCTTGATTCATTATAACTAGGTTCATTTGAAAAATGCCTTGAAGCTTCCTCATAAACACTGTCGTTTGAATTGTTCACGGCACGGTTCATAGTACTTTCAAACTCTCCCCCATAAGGTTCATATTCATATTTTTTGTGAGAACTTTCCT of uncultured Methanobrevibacter sp. contains these proteins:
- a CDS encoding TIGR01177 family methyltransferase; this translates as MELLCIQSQEHPQLPQAELRAVMECENIEADVDVICEGLVILKNIPSDKINEYYAILTKRLGYTHEVHEIITKSSADTLDEDISAIDWPFYISETFAVRVKRFHSEIDTVATERKIGSLILENHDDIKVKLRDPHSLVRIVAFENDVYVAIEKIKLNKKHFQESKPHKRPFFYPGSMSPKLARCMVNLSRVKEGQLLLDPFCGTGGILIEAGLIGCKVVGSDIYWKMKNGTAINLDYYGITDYRTFNLDVRELKMYEKVAAVVTDPPYGISTSTGDIEGNDIFKEFFKSIYDNMKDDAYLCMASPHYVDLKPIADEVGFEIIEQYGIKMHRSLTRIISVIQKKLD